In one window of Candidatus Edwardsbacteria bacterium DNA:
- a CDS encoding PAS domain S-box protein produces MFTKIKSFIIEYLAIFTGILFGLAFWIVDILIDVFMFKEGTLKENLISPEPMEIYFRMIVGTMFVAFGVYNYFISLKRKAVANKLAETNREYRALFDNMLNGLAYCQLITDELNNPVDFILLEANPVYYNITGLTADRVLGQRASAATPWILKGAIDWLDIYGRAALKSEETKMEVYSKHLDKWLLVSVYSPAQGFFVTITEDITERKRIDSVLRENQERTEAIFEAVHAGILVIDRETHTIIYANKQAALMIGVPVNDILNRKCNKFICTASDGACPITDLHQTIDNSEKCVINVKGEMIPILKTVTPTIMGEREVLVESFVDISELKQAELALNAEAIRRRILIDQSRDGIVVLAQDGSVYESNRRFAEMLGFLPEEIKQLHVWDWEFQHTREQVIDMIRNVDETGDFFETRHRRKDGTIFDVEISTNGAIFEGDKLIFCVCRDSTERKQNEALQSAIYKISEISTTAENLLELYSGIHMVVDEMMSTTNFYIALYNEKEDRLDFPYFVDERDASPVSRPLKKGLTEYVLRNKKPLLAPPMVQRKMADAGEIEMVGTPSVDWMGVPLNIGKTIFGVLVVQSYREEVRFGAREISTLNFISDNIAAAILRKKAEDERKRLVKELQESLNNIKTLKGLVPICSSCKKIRNDSGYWQQVEVYVAEHTEADFSHGICDECAHKLYPQYFKDKKNKTQGDEVG; encoded by the coding sequence ATGTTTACTAAAATAAAATCATTTATAATAGAATACCTGGCCATATTCACCGGAATATTGTTTGGCCTGGCATTTTGGATAGTGGACATTCTTATTGACGTCTTTATGTTCAAGGAAGGCACGTTGAAGGAAAACCTGATCTCTCCCGAGCCGATGGAAATATATTTTAGGATGATAGTGGGAACCATGTTCGTCGCTTTTGGAGTGTACAATTATTTTATATCCCTAAAGCGGAAAGCCGTTGCGAATAAACTGGCGGAAACCAACCGGGAGTATAGGGCGCTGTTCGACAACATGCTGAACGGTTTGGCCTATTGTCAGTTGATAACCGACGAACTGAACAACCCGGTGGATTTCATCTTGCTGGAGGCCAACCCGGTCTACTACAACATCACCGGCCTGACCGCCGATCGGGTGCTGGGGCAGCGGGCCTCGGCCGCCACCCCATGGATATTGAAAGGTGCCATTGACTGGTTGGACATATACGGTCGGGCGGCCCTGAAGAGCGAGGAAACCAAAATGGAGGTTTACTCAAAGCATCTGGATAAGTGGCTATTGGTTTCGGTCTACAGCCCGGCGCAAGGATTTTTTGTGACCATCACAGAGGATATCACCGAGCGAAAAAGAATCGACAGTGTCCTCCGGGAAAACCAGGAACGAACCGAGGCTATATTTGAAGCGGTACATGCCGGGATCTTGGTGATAGATAGGGAAACCCATACAATCATTTATGCCAATAAACAGGCGGCCCTAATGATAGGCGTCCCGGTTAATGATATACTTAATAGGAAATGCAACAAATTCATATGCACGGCCAGCGACGGGGCCTGTCCCATAACCGATTTGCATCAGACAATTGATAATTCCGAAAAATGTGTTATCAATGTTAAAGGGGAAATGATTCCCATTCTTAAAACCGTGACGCCAACCATCATGGGCGAACGTGAGGTGTTGGTGGAAAGCTTTGTTGATATCTCGGAACTCAAGCAGGCGGAACTGGCCCTCAACGCCGAGGCAATCCGAAGGCGCATCCTTATCGATCAGTCCCGTGACGGCATTGTCGTTCTCGCCCAGGACGGCAGCGTATACGAGTCCAACCGGCGATTTGCCGAGATGCTTGGTTTCTTGCCAGAGGAAATCAAGCAACTCCACGTGTGGGATTGGGAGTTTCAGCATACACGTGAGCAGGTTATAGATATGATTCGTAATGTTGATGAGACTGGGGACTTCTTCGAGACGCGACACCGTCGAAAGGATGGTACCATCTTTGATGTTGAAATAAGCACCAACGGGGCTATCTTTGAGGGCGATAAGCTGATTTTCTGCGTGTGCCGGGATAGTACTGAACGCAAACAAAACGAGGCCCTGCAGTCGGCCATCTATAAGATATCGGAGATCTCAACCACGGCCGAAAACCTGCTTGAGTTGTATTCCGGGATACACATGGTAGTTGACGAGATGATGAGCACCACCAATTTCTATATTGCCCTATATAACGAAAAAGAGGACCGGCTGGATTTCCCCTATTTTGTGGACGAACGGGATGCCTCCCCGGTCTCCCGCCCCCTGAAGAAAGGTTTGACCGAATATGTGCTGAGGAACAAAAAGCCCCTGTTGGCGCCGCCCATGGTCCAGAGAAAAATGGCCGATGCCGGGGAGATTGAGATGGTGGGCACCCCCTCGGTGGACTGGATGGGCGTTCCGCTTAATATCGGCAAAACAATTTTTGGGGTGCTGGTGGTCCAATCGTACCGGGAGGAGGTCAGATTCGGCGCCCGGGAGATCTCCACCCTCAATTTTATCTCCGACAATATTGCGGCGGCCATACTGCGGAAAAAGGCCGAGGACGAAAGAAAGAGGCTGGTAAAAGAGCTTCAGGAATCGCTGAACAACATCAAGACCCTCAAAGGGCTGGTGCCCATCTGTTCCTCCTGCAAGAAGATCCGCAACGACAGCGGCTACTGGCAGCAGGTGGAGGTCTATGTGGCCGAGCACACCGAGGCTGATTTCTCGCATGGCATCTGCGACGAGTGCGCCCATAAGCTGTATCCCCAGTATTTCAAGGACAAGAAGAACAAGACCCAGGGAGACGAGGTGGGCTGA